The Maridesulfovibrio sp. genomic sequence TCATAAAATATGTCGACGGCTTCTTCAAGTTGACAGAACTATACATTCATGACAGAACGCTTCTCAGCTTAACACTGTTAAGCTATGGAGAATCAAAGATGAATGCTACTTCAAAAACAATAGAGACACCGCAGCAACCCCTACGAATGCTGATTCTGGATGCTGCACGCAAACTTTTTGCGGAACATGGATACGCGCAGGTTTCCATGCGCAAGCTGGCGACCACCATCGGCTATTCGCCAACTACCATCTATCATCATTTCAAAGACAAAAAAGAACTCTTCCTCTGCCTTACAGAAGAGACTTACCGGGATTTCCTGCATCGCATCAACAGCATCATCGCTTTGACTCCTCCGCCACGAGAAGCCCTGAAAAACATCCTTTACACCCTTGTAGATATGGGACTCGAAAATCCCAATGCATATCGGGTGGGCTTCATGATGGAAAGCGATCTTTGGAAAGACCACGACTCCCACTTTCAGAATAACCCCCTAGGCAAAACCATGTACAACCGCATCAATGAGTGCGTAAAAGACTGCCTGCCTAAAAATGCTTCAAACGAAGACATTCTGGTTACTGCAAACTCTGTAGTTGCCGCAACCCACGGTCTGACTTCGCTTTTGATCACCTACCCTACGTTTGAGTGGGGGCCACTTGATAAATTAAAAAGGCAGGTAATCGACTCTGCTGTTGACGCCATCGACTGATTACTATACCCAAAAATATTTTTTTCGCTCGGGTCGGGTATCATCCGTTTATATAAAGGATTCTCATCATGAACAAAAAAAGCGCCATGAAAATGAACAAAAAGGCTAAAAATCACGTTGTATCGCTACTGCAGCCCAAAGATGCCCTTAACCGGGTAATAAAACGGTTCCGCTCTCTGCAGTCCCCCGAAGGATACTGGGTTTTCGCACTGGAAGCGGATGTTACCATTCCTTCAGAATACATCATGTTCAACAGATTTCTGGGACGAAAAATAGATAAAGGCCTTGCAGAAAGGCTGGGTAACTACATCCGCGCCAAGCAGATGCCCGACGGAGGATGGCCCCTCCATGATGAAGATGGTCCTATAAACATTAGTGCTTCCGTAAAGGCATATATGGCACTCAAAATACTCGGTGATGACAAAAACGCGGAACACATGGTCCGTGCCCGCCGGACAATCCTTGCCAAAGGAGGTGCGGAAACTTGCAACGTCTTCACCCGCATCTGCCTTGCGACCTTCGGCCAAATCCCGTGGCACTGCCCACCGGCCATGCCGATAGAAATCGTACTGCTCCCCAAATGGTTCTTTTTCCATCTGGATAAAGTTTCCTACTGGTCTCGATCAGTTATCTACCCCTTGCTTATCATCTACGCAAAGCAGCCGGTCTGCCGTTTGCGCCCGGAAGAAGCTGTGCCGGAACTTTTCTGCAAGCCTGCGGAAGATCATATTCATATTGATAAATACCGTGACAAAGGCTGGCGCAAGAATCTTTTTATCCTGCTAGACCGCATTCTCAAGCGAACCATGCATCTGGTACCTAAATCAATCAACAGAAAGGCCATGGTATTTGCTGAAAAATGGACCCGTGAACACATGGCCGGACGAGGCGGAATCGGTGCTATCTTCCCGGCAATGGCTAATGCGGTTACAGCCCTGAGCCTGCTTGGCTACGATGAATCTGATCCAGATTACGCCCGCGGCATTCAGGCGGTGGATGATCTTATGGTCGACAAATTCCACGTACCTGAAAAATCCCCATGGGAACACACGGTTATCACCGGAGGAACTGAGCTTTCAGCAGCACCGGAACTGGATATTTCTCCCAATCATGGCACTGCCGAAAACCTTGAACAAGCCATGTGCCAACCCTGCAACTCACCCATTTGGGACACCTGTTTGAGTCTTTCTGCCATGATGGAAGCCGGAGAGGATCAAAACAGCAAATGCACACAGCAGAGCCTGAAATGGCTTTGGGACCAGCAGATATTTTTTCGGGGCGACTGGATTTCCAAAGCTCCTAAGCTTGACGGCGGAGGCTGGGCTTTCCAGTTTGAGAACACTTTCTACCCCGATCTCGATGATACTGCCATGGTACTTATGGCTATGTGCCGTGCCGGAGTTCTGGAGCAGCCGGAACATCATGAAAACTTTATCAAGGGTGTCAACTGGCTGATCGGCATGCAATCCTCAAACGGAGGCTGGGCTGCTTTTGATATCGACAACTGCGCAGAGTACCTGAACGATATCCCCTTTGCGGATCACGGCGCCCTGCTCGACCCGCCCACTTCAGACCTGACAGCCCGTGTCATCGAGTTGCTGGGTGTTATCGGTTATGACAAGAGCTTCCGCCCCATCAAGGACGGCATCGACTTCCTGAAAAAAGAACAGGAAGATGATGGATCATGGTTCGGACGCTGGGGTGTCAACTATATTTACGGAACATGGTCGGTGCTGTGCGGTCTGCGTCAGGCAGGAGAAGACATGAACTCCTCCTACGTCTGCAAAGCTGTGGAGTGGTTGGAAAATCACCAGAACAAGGATGGCGGCTGGGGCGAAACCTGTATGAGCTACAACAGCCAAAATTACGCAGGTCTGGGTGACTCCACCGCTTCTCAGACTTCATGGGCTCTGCTGGGCCTCATGGCAGCTGAACGGGTCCACTCCAAGGCTGTCAGCCGAGGTATCCGCTACCTGCTGGACACCCAGAAGGAAGATGGAAGTTGGGACGAAACCCTCTTCACCGGAACCGGGTTCCCGCGTGTGTTCTACCTGCGTTACCATGGCTACTCCCAGTACTTCCCCATGTGGGCGCTGGGTGTATACAAACGTTTCGTAGCCGACGAAGATACGAAGCAGATCATGATGCGCCGTGACACCCCGCTTGACCTCGGCAGGAAGTGGTAACATGGGCAAAAATTCAGCACAGATCAATATGGTCGTCCCGGCTTACGAAACAGGCCCGGACGACCGCATGCACTGCCACTGGCTCATGAACCATATGCAGCAGGCAGCCACTGTCCATGCAGATTCACTGGGTATCGGTGTGAACGACATGGCCAAGGAAGGTCATATGTGGGTAATGACCTCCATGCGCATAGAAATTGACGAAATGCCACGCCGTGAAGAAAACTTCACCCTGAGCACATGGTCACGTGGAGTGAAGCGTTTGCGTGCTTTCCGTGAATTTTCCGGCTGCAATGAATCAGGACGTGAAATCATCAGGGCCAGCTCAGAATGGATGGTGCTGGATGAAACAACCCGCAAGCCTGTAACCATAAATCCGGAATACAATTTCTACGCTCAGGATAGATGCGTGTTCCCTGAAGCAATGAAACGACTGCGCCCCGGTACGCCGGAAAAAGAAATCCGGATCTTGAATGTGGGCTACAGCTCCCTTGATGCTAACGGACACGTCAACAATGCCGAATATCTGCGTTGGTCTTTTGACGGGTTGCGTCCATTGGGATTTGACCAGAACAAGGTTAATTCCATACGCATTGCATTTCTTTCAGAAGTGTTCGAAGGCAACACCATAAATTTAATGGATTGTGGATGTGAAGATGATGGCTTTGAGTTGATTGGCTTGAATGAAAGCGAGGGTAAGGCTGCTTTTGCCTTAAAAGTTGAATAATCCTGGCCTAAACCCCTTCTCCCACTTGACTTCCCATCATTTGTCAGATAAATATACCGCCTTTCGTGCAGTAATATTATTGCACTCTTTTCTGATGTCTAGAGTCTTCACAGCTTATGAATTCAAGGATAACGACAGGTTGCAGCGGCAACTTTTCCATTGAAACGAAGACATTTTAAGATTGTCCGGCAGGTTCGGGCATAGAAACAATTTTTCCGCAAAGAGAGAATGGATTATGCAAGTTGCAGGTAAAGAACTTGAGGTTCAGCAGGGTGCGCTTTGCGGCGAGGTTCTCAAAGAGGCCTTGTCCAAAAAGCAGTTCAAGAACGTTGTAGTTGCCAAATGCGGCGATACCCTTCTTGATCTTACCACCACCGTGCCTGCCGACTGTACCGACCTTGAGCCGGTAATGGCTGATTCCGAAGAAGGTCTGGAAGTAATCCGCCACTCCACTGCACACCTTATGGCTGAAGCAGTGAAGAAACTCTTCCCAACAGCCAAAGTAACTATCGGCCCCTCAATCGCAAGTGGTTTTTACTACGATTTCGACTACGAACGCCCCTTTACCCCTGAGGATCTGGAAGCAATCGAAGCCGAAATGCTGCGCCGAGTTGGTGCCGACGAAGAATTTAGCCGCGAAGTGCTTTCCAGTGCTGATGCATTGGAAAAATTCGAGAAAATGGGTGAGGATTACAAGGTAGAACTCATCAACGATCTTGGCGAAGAAACTGTTTCCGTATACACCAACGGTGAATTTGCAGACCTCTGCCGCGGCCCCCACGTGGCCCGCACCGGCATGCTCAAGGCTTTCAAACTGCTCTCCGTTGCCGGAGCGTACTGGAGAGGCGATGAACACCGTCAGCAGTTGCAGCGTATCTACGGAACAGCTTTTCCCGATCCCAAGTCCCTGAAAAAGCATCTGGCCCAGCTTGAAGAAGCCAAAAAACGCGACCATCGTAAATTGGGAACCCAGTTGGATCTCTTTTCCGTAAACCCCGATGTGGGTGCGGGCATGACCATCTGGCATCCCAAAGGTGCGCTTATCCGAGCTATCCTTGAAGACTTCGAACGCAAGGAACACCTCAAGCGCGGCTACCAGTTCGTACAGGGGCCGCTGATTCTCAAGCGTGAGCTTTGGGAAAAATCAGGCCACTACGATAACTATCGCGAAAACATGTATTTCACTGAGATTGATGAGCAGTCCTACGGCATCAAGCCCATGAACTGCCTCTCTCATATGCTGGTATTCAAATCCAGACTGCGCAGCTACCGAGACCTGCCCCAGCGCTATTTTGAGCATGGAGTGGTCCATCGCCACGAGAAATCCGGTGTACTGCACGGCCTGCTTCGTGTGCGTACTTTCACTCAGGATGATGCGCACCTCATCTGCCGCCCGGACCAGCTCCGCGATGAAATCATCGGCGTTGCAAAATTCGTCGGCGATGTGATGGGACTGTTCGGATTTGAATATGAAGCAGAAGTCAGCACCAAGCCCGAAAAGGCCATTGGATCTGACGAAGATTGGGACAGAGCCACCGAAGCACTCGAAGGCGCTCTCAAAGAAATGGGTATGGAATACTCAATTAATGAAGGCGACGGAGCGTTCTACGGACCCAAAATCGACATCATTATCAAAGATGCACTTGAACGTCGCTGGCAATGTGCTACAATCCAGTGTGATTTTACCTTGCCAGAGCGGTTCGACTTAAGCTATGTGGGCGAAGATGGTGAGCGTCACAGACCTGTAATGCTGCACCGGGTTATTCTCGGTTCCATCGAACGCTTTATCGGAGTTCTGCTTGAACACACCGGTGGAGCTCTGCCTGCCTGGCTGTCCCCTGTTCAGGCAAAAATTCTCACAGTCACCGACTCTCAGAATGAATTTGCACGAAAAGTCTTGCAGTTTCTGCAAGAAAAAGGCATTCGTGCCGAGGTTGATGATCGAAATGAGAAACTGGGTTACAAAGTTCGGGAAGCCCAGCTTGAAAAAATCCCGTTCATGTTAGTAGTTGGCGACAAAGAAGTCGCTGCGGAATCGGTCAATGTAAGAGCCCGCGACGGGGAAGACCCCGGACTCAAGTCTCTTGAAGACGCGGCAGAGCTTATTTCGACCGCCATTAACGAACCATTCAAACGCGGAGGCATGAGCTATAGCTTTTCATAGAGACGGTAGGCGTCCCTATCGCAGGGATGACGGTGCCCGCCGAAACGAGCGCATTAGAGTTCCCAAGGTCATGGTTATTGATGACGAGGGTAACCAACTGGGAGTACTTCCCACACGTGAAGCCCTTGAAATTGCACAGGACCGGGGTCTTGATCTGGTTGAAGTTGCAGAAAAGGCTGACCCGCCTGTTTGCAAGATTATGGACTATGGTAAGTTCAAATATCAGCAGCAGAAACGTAAGCAGGAAGCCAAAAAGAAGCAGACAGTAGTCCAGATCAAGGAAGTCAAGTTTCGCCCCAAAACAGACGAGCACGATTACCAGACAAAGCTCAAGCACATCCGCCGGTTTCTTGAAGGCGGCGACAGGTGCAAAGTCACTATATTTTTCAGGGGCCGAGAAATTGTCCATAAGGACAGAGGGTTGGCTGTTCTGGAGCGAGTCAAAGAAGAGACCATGGATATTTCCAAAATGGAACAGGCTCCAAGGTCCGAAGGCCGCACCATGAACATGATGTTGGCTCCAATCAAAAAATAAGGTTTTTTCCGGCTTCCGAGCCGGTATTCCCAAGGAGGATAAAATGCCTAAAATGAAAACCAGAAGAGGCGCCGCAAAGCGTTTCACTAAGACCGGCAGCGGTAAATTCAAACGCCGTAAGCAGGGTCTGCGTCACATCCTGACCAAGAAGAATGCGAAGCGTAAGAGCAGACTCGGCCAGAGCGCAACTGTTGACAGTGCGAACATCGGTCAGGTCAAACGCATGCTTCCCTACGCTTAATTGCGTAAAAACAACTAAGACAATAAATGAACACTCCTGTCCGCGGAACTACGTTCGTGGCTGGTTTTAGAGAAAGATTCCTGGAGGAATACAATGAGAGTAAAACGTGGTATTGCCGCTAAGAGGCGTCATAAAAAATATTTAAAGATGGCCAAGGGTTTCCGTGGCTCCGGATCTACCCTTTACCGTACCGCCAGAGAGAGAGTTGAACGCTCCCTCTGCATGGCTTACGTAGGCCGCAAACTGCGCAAACGTGATATGCGCAAACTCTGGATCCAGCGTATCAACGCTGCTGCACGCCTCAACGGCATGTCCTACAGCCGTCTCATTCACGGACTGTCCACTGCTGG encodes the following:
- a CDS encoding TetR/AcrR family transcriptional regulator; its protein translation is MNATSKTIETPQQPLRMLILDAARKLFAEHGYAQVSMRKLATTIGYSPTTIYHHFKDKKELFLCLTEETYRDFLHRINSIIALTPPPREALKNILYTLVDMGLENPNAYRVGFMMESDLWKDHDSHFQNNPLGKTMYNRINECVKDCLPKNASNEDILVTANSVVAATHGLTSLLITYPTFEWGPLDKLKRQVIDSAVDAID
- the shc gene encoding squalene--hopene cyclase, giving the protein MNKKSAMKMNKKAKNHVVSLLQPKDALNRVIKRFRSLQSPEGYWVFALEADVTIPSEYIMFNRFLGRKIDKGLAERLGNYIRAKQMPDGGWPLHDEDGPINISASVKAYMALKILGDDKNAEHMVRARRTILAKGGAETCNVFTRICLATFGQIPWHCPPAMPIEIVLLPKWFFFHLDKVSYWSRSVIYPLLIIYAKQPVCRLRPEEAVPELFCKPAEDHIHIDKYRDKGWRKNLFILLDRILKRTMHLVPKSINRKAMVFAEKWTREHMAGRGGIGAIFPAMANAVTALSLLGYDESDPDYARGIQAVDDLMVDKFHVPEKSPWEHTVITGGTELSAAPELDISPNHGTAENLEQAMCQPCNSPIWDTCLSLSAMMEAGEDQNSKCTQQSLKWLWDQQIFFRGDWISKAPKLDGGGWAFQFENTFYPDLDDTAMVLMAMCRAGVLEQPEHHENFIKGVNWLIGMQSSNGGWAAFDIDNCAEYLNDIPFADHGALLDPPTSDLTARVIELLGVIGYDKSFRPIKDGIDFLKKEQEDDGSWFGRWGVNYIYGTWSVLCGLRQAGEDMNSSYVCKAVEWLENHQNKDGGWGETCMSYNSQNYAGLGDSTASQTSWALLGLMAAERVHSKAVSRGIRYLLDTQKEDGSWDETLFTGTGFPRVFYLRYHGYSQYFPMWALGVYKRFVADEDTKQIMMRRDTPLDLGRKW
- a CDS encoding acyl-ACP thioesterase domain-containing protein, with the protein product MGKNSAQINMVVPAYETGPDDRMHCHWLMNHMQQAATVHADSLGIGVNDMAKEGHMWVMTSMRIEIDEMPRREENFTLSTWSRGVKRLRAFREFSGCNESGREIIRASSEWMVLDETTRKPVTINPEYNFYAQDRCVFPEAMKRLRPGTPEKEIRILNVGYSSLDANGHVNNAEYLRWSFDGLRPLGFDQNKVNSIRIAFLSEVFEGNTINLMDCGCEDDGFELIGLNESEGKAAFALKVE
- the thrS gene encoding threonine--tRNA ligase translates to MQVAGKELEVQQGALCGEVLKEALSKKQFKNVVVAKCGDTLLDLTTTVPADCTDLEPVMADSEEGLEVIRHSTAHLMAEAVKKLFPTAKVTIGPSIASGFYYDFDYERPFTPEDLEAIEAEMLRRVGADEEFSREVLSSADALEKFEKMGEDYKVELINDLGEETVSVYTNGEFADLCRGPHVARTGMLKAFKLLSVAGAYWRGDEHRQQLQRIYGTAFPDPKSLKKHLAQLEEAKKRDHRKLGTQLDLFSVNPDVGAGMTIWHPKGALIRAILEDFERKEHLKRGYQFVQGPLILKRELWEKSGHYDNYRENMYFTEIDEQSYGIKPMNCLSHMLVFKSRLRSYRDLPQRYFEHGVVHRHEKSGVLHGLLRVRTFTQDDAHLICRPDQLRDEIIGVAKFVGDVMGLFGFEYEAEVSTKPEKAIGSDEDWDRATEALEGALKEMGMEYSINEGDGAFYGPKIDIIIKDALERRWQCATIQCDFTLPERFDLSYVGEDGERHRPVMLHRVILGSIERFIGVLLEHTGGALPAWLSPVQAKILTVTDSQNEFARKVLQFLQEKGIRAEVDDRNEKLGYKVREAQLEKIPFMLVVGDKEVAAESVNVRARDGEDPGLKSLEDAAELISTAINEPFKRGGMSYSFS
- the infC gene encoding translation initiation factor IF-3, with amino-acid sequence MVIDDEGNQLGVLPTREALEIAQDRGLDLVEVAEKADPPVCKIMDYGKFKYQQQKRKQEAKKKQTVVQIKEVKFRPKTDEHDYQTKLKHIRRFLEGGDRCKVTIFFRGREIVHKDRGLAVLERVKEETMDISKMEQAPRSEGRTMNMMLAPIKK
- the rpmI gene encoding 50S ribosomal protein L35 encodes the protein MPKMKTRRGAAKRFTKTGSGKFKRRKQGLRHILTKKNAKRKSRLGQSATVDSANIGQVKRMLPYA
- the rplT gene encoding 50S ribosomal protein L20, with the protein product MRVKRGIAAKRRHKKYLKMAKGFRGSGSTLYRTARERVERSLCMAYVGRKLRKRDMRKLWIQRINAAARLNGMSYSRLIHGLSTAGVILNRKVLADLAVNDAPAFAKVVEIAKAQVS